The proteins below are encoded in one region of Bremerella sp. P1:
- a CDS encoding DUF4912 domain-containing protein, with protein sequence MNTPPVDVSLTSFEPGGLILITAASLKEYTAKDLAQMAKRRGVTGWHAMRKDELVKALIKAAKSSGTSAKSKSNGKPKKAKAAPAKPAASAKKPPVAKAKPAATTKRRTAKAKPVKKSDPKVVESIRTMYEQRQAAKDLGTNPSDQQGADRLVLMVRDSYWLHACWEVSRKAIDRAKAALAQDWHTSIPVLRVTEVDGEVMTSGSERLVKQIEIHGGVKNWYIDVVDPPKSYRCHLGYLATNGRFHAIARSNVVTTPRPGSCEEIDGNWDDVADNVEKIYALSGGADEEHSDGELREMLEQRFRRPVGMPMAARLGLVGDQFSNGKPNHDFDLNIEVEMIVVGSTKAGSYVTLSGEPVKVREDGTFMVKMDFPDKRQIFPIVARSKDGLEQRTIALAVERNTKAMDPISHDPRESNGS encoded by the coding sequence GTGAACACTCCCCCAGTCGACGTAAGCCTCACATCCTTTGAGCCAGGAGGACTAATCTTGATCACCGCCGCTTCACTCAAGGAATATACAGCAAAGGATTTAGCTCAAATGGCGAAGCGTCGCGGTGTGACCGGTTGGCACGCGATGCGTAAGGATGAACTCGTCAAGGCGTTGATCAAAGCCGCCAAGTCGAGTGGCACCTCGGCCAAGAGCAAGTCCAACGGCAAGCCCAAAAAGGCCAAGGCAGCTCCTGCCAAGCCGGCAGCATCGGCCAAGAAGCCTCCCGTTGCCAAGGCCAAGCCGGCGGCAACCACTAAACGCCGCACTGCGAAGGCTAAGCCGGTTAAGAAGTCGGATCCAAAAGTGGTCGAGTCGATCCGTACGATGTACGAACAACGCCAGGCCGCTAAGGACTTAGGGACCAACCCATCCGATCAACAAGGTGCGGATCGCTTGGTCTTAATGGTTCGCGACTCTTATTGGCTTCATGCCTGCTGGGAAGTTTCCCGCAAGGCAATCGATCGTGCCAAGGCCGCTCTGGCCCAAGACTGGCATACGTCGATTCCTGTACTTCGCGTGACGGAAGTCGATGGCGAAGTCATGACCAGTGGTTCCGAGCGATTGGTCAAGCAGATCGAGATTCATGGTGGCGTTAAGAATTGGTACATCGACGTCGTCGATCCTCCCAAGAGTTATCGCTGTCACCTGGGTTACCTGGCCACCAACGGACGATTCCACGCGATTGCTCGTAGTAATGTCGTTACCACGCCACGACCTGGCTCCTGCGAAGAGATCGACGGGAACTGGGACGATGTGGCTGACAACGTCGAGAAGATCTACGCCCTCAGTGGTGGTGCCGACGAAGAACATTCCGACGGCGAACTGCGTGAAATGCTCGAGCAGCGTTTCCGTCGCCCTGTTGGAATGCCGATGGCTGCCCGGTTGGGTTTGGTGGGCGATCAGTTCTCCAATGGCAAGCCGAATCATGACTTCGATCTCAACATCGAAGTCGAAATGATTGTTGTTGGCTCGACCAAAGCCGGTTCTTACGTCACCCTCTCCGGTGAGCCTGTCAAGGTTCGCGAGGATGGCACCTTCATGGTGAAGATGGACTTCCCCGACAAGCGTCAGATCTTCCCGATCGTCGCTCGCTCGAAGGATGGTCTGGAACAGCGAACGATCGCTTTGGCGGTTGAGCGAAACACGAAGGCCATGGATCCAATTTCCCACGATCCACGCGAGTCGAACGGTAGCTAG
- the atpB gene encoding F0F1 ATP synthase subunit A produces MAADEILLHIKDSYYFEVPKWLWKHDHESHSDFPDVWVKLDPGFQTWQAHEVYQRLAEDEAEGLPSEEDFLHDYEHWQHEPGNHGKPIKRFLTEKVAENAAGGDTLVWAIDGLEVVNDYTVAEYKQLPADHEHVSWAPSKVDGYNHALSGKILIPQPFGGELRNLYQKEAGFAISKFMVIEFFVAVIISVVFIAYAKRVSQGQLPKGWFWNLIDVFITFLRKDVAKANIHHGADKFVPILWTLFFFILGCNLFGLIPWMGSPTGSISVTVTLALAVLFIGMGAGAQEFGAVGVWLNLVPGMELPTVIAIIIKPMMFVIEILGLLIKHAVLGIRLLANMVAGHVVLLAIMGLAVQIQTAVGVPSAVAWPVVLVILVGSVLLSCLELFVAFLQAYVFALLTALFINSETHSH; encoded by the coding sequence ATGGCCGCTGACGAGATCCTGCTCCACATCAAAGACAGTTACTACTTCGAGGTTCCGAAGTGGTTGTGGAAGCACGATCATGAGTCACATTCCGACTTTCCTGATGTCTGGGTCAAGCTCGATCCAGGCTTTCAAACGTGGCAAGCCCACGAGGTCTATCAGCGCCTGGCGGAAGATGAAGCCGAAGGCCTCCCGAGTGAAGAGGACTTCCTTCACGACTACGAACATTGGCAACATGAGCCAGGCAACCACGGCAAACCCATCAAGCGTTTTCTGACCGAAAAGGTTGCCGAGAATGCCGCTGGTGGAGACACTCTGGTCTGGGCCATTGATGGCCTGGAAGTGGTAAACGACTACACCGTTGCCGAATACAAGCAATTGCCCGCGGATCACGAGCATGTTAGTTGGGCACCATCCAAGGTCGACGGCTACAACCACGCGTTGAGCGGCAAGATCTTGATCCCGCAGCCGTTTGGTGGTGAGCTTCGCAACCTTTATCAAAAGGAAGCTGGCTTTGCGATCTCGAAGTTCATGGTCATCGAATTTTTCGTGGCCGTGATCATCTCGGTTGTCTTCATTGCTTACGCCAAGCGAGTTTCCCAGGGACAACTGCCCAAGGGTTGGTTCTGGAATTTGATCGACGTCTTCATCACGTTCCTGCGTAAAGATGTCGCCAAAGCAAATATTCACCACGGTGCCGACAAGTTCGTTCCGATCTTGTGGACCCTGTTCTTCTTCATCCTGGGTTGCAACCTGTTTGGTTTGATTCCCTGGATGGGTTCCCCCACCGGTTCCATTAGCGTCACCGTCACGCTTGCCTTAGCGGTGCTCTTTATAGGCATGGGCGCCGGAGCGCAAGAATTCGGGGCGGTTGGGGTTTGGTTGAACCTGGTTCCTGGCATGGAACTTCCGACGGTCATCGCCATTATCATCAAACCGATGATGTTCGTAATCGAAATCTTAGGCTTGTTGATCAAACACGCGGTGCTTGGCATTCGTCTTTTAGCGAACATGGTAGCGGGGCACGTGGTGCTTTTAGCCATCATGGGATTGGCAGTACAAATTCAGACAGCGGTTGGCGTGCCCAGTGCAGTCGCCTGGCCGGTTGTCCTTGTGATTTTGGTTGGCAGTGTGCTCTTGAGTTGTCTCGAATTGTTCGTGGCATTCCTGCAAGCATACGTCTTCGCGTTGCTCACGGCATTGTTCATCAACTCAGAGACTCACAGTCACTAA
- the atpE gene encoding ATP synthase F0 subunit C gives MAQSNVGDLKLNYIGIGLVVIGAGYGIGKLAASALESMARQPEVSGNIQTAMIIAAALIEGFTFFALVICWFGP, from the coding sequence ATGGCCCAAAGCAACGTGGGTGACCTGAAACTGAACTACATCGGTATCGGCTTGGTGGTTATCGGTGCCGGTTACGGTATCGGCAAGCTGGCTGCCAGTGCTCTGGAAAGCATGGCACGTCAACCGGAAGTTTCCGGTAACATCCAGACGGCCATGATTATTGCCGCCGCTCTTATTGAAGGTTTTACCTTCTTCGCGCTGGTTATTTGCTGGTTCGGCCCGTAA
- the atpF gene encoding F0F1 ATP synthase subunit B, with the protein MRSNYLKRTHWSGLTVLLLLGIFLAPAWSQDDEPKPAESDPAPMAAAEEEAPAKEAEHADEAKHADGEHAEGEHKDGEHVEGEPGHDEEHADGDHGHNPHDLSHNDGSEMLSAPHEPSLDLALFTLIVFILLVVVLGKFAWAPILNGLKARENSMEGKMKKAEEMYEQANAKLAEYTRQLSEAQQEIKQMRDEAIKTADDKAKQIVEAAQQSASAERDRAIREIDAAKGAAINELAQASVNMAVDLAGQITRKELTPEDHANLIQDSISKLPSNN; encoded by the coding sequence ATGCGCAGCAACTATTTGAAACGCACGCACTGGAGTGGTCTCACGGTCCTCCTGCTATTGGGCATCTTCCTGGCTCCGGCCTGGTCCCAGGATGACGAACCCAAGCCTGCGGAGTCAGATCCTGCGCCCATGGCCGCTGCTGAGGAAGAAGCGCCGGCCAAGGAAGCCGAACATGCCGACGAGGCAAAGCACGCCGATGGCGAGCATGCCGAGGGCGAACACAAAGACGGTGAGCACGTCGAAGGCGAGCCCGGTCATGACGAGGAACATGCCGATGGAGATCACGGCCACAACCCTCATGACCTGTCGCACAACGACGGCAGCGAAATGCTTTCAGCACCACACGAGCCAAGTCTCGATCTGGCGCTGTTCACGTTGATTGTGTTCATTCTGCTGGTGGTTGTGTTGGGCAAGTTTGCCTGGGCACCGATTCTCAACGGCCTCAAAGCCCGTGAGAACTCGATGGAAGGCAAAATGAAGAAGGCGGAAGAAATGTACGAGCAAGCCAACGCCAAGTTGGCCGAGTACACCCGTCAGCTTTCCGAAGCCCAACAGGAAATCAAGCAGATGCGGGACGAAGCGATCAAAACGGCTGACGATAAAGCCAAGCAGATCGTGGAAGCTGCCCAGCAGTCGGCTTCGGCTGAGCGTGATCGTGCGATCCGCGAAATCGATGCCGCCAAGGGTGCCGCGATCAACGAACTAGCTCAAGCTTCGGTCAACATGGCAGTCGACCTGGCGGGACAAATCACCCGCAAGGAACTGACCCCCGAAGACCACGCTAATTTGATTCAGGATTCGATTTCCAAGCTGCCTAGCAACAACTAA
- the atpH gene encoding ATP synthase F1 subunit delta — translation MAGTSSDKQTFDLSRQRIGSVYAKALLGAADDAGQTDVVLDEFGSLILDVIDQRDDLRHAISGSILSEDQRIAVLDKAFGGKMNPVLLTFLKVVTQHERQDCLREIYAAAVKLNNERLGLVEVTATTATELPQEMSDSLTASLKAKLGREVVLKSEVDPSVIGGLVLHVGDTVFDGSVANRLKQLRQKALETTAQQAKASLERFTNSTQS, via the coding sequence ATGGCTGGAACATCTTCCGACAAACAGACGTTCGATCTCAGCCGGCAACGCATTGGCTCGGTTTACGCCAAGGCGTTGCTCGGGGCCGCCGATGACGCTGGCCAGACCGACGTCGTCCTGGACGAATTCGGCTCACTGATTCTCGACGTGATCGATCAACGCGATGATCTGCGTCATGCAATCTCGGGCAGTATTCTTTCGGAAGATCAGCGGATCGCCGTGCTGGACAAAGCCTTTGGTGGCAAGATGAACCCCGTCTTGCTGACCTTCCTGAAGGTGGTCACCCAGCACGAACGCCAAGACTGCCTGCGGGAGATCTACGCCGCCGCCGTGAAGCTCAACAACGAGCGTCTCGGCCTGGTGGAAGTCACCGCAACTACGGCTACCGAACTTCCCCAGGAAATGTCGGACAGCCTGACGGCCAGCTTGAAAGCCAAACTGGGCCGGGAAGTCGTTCTCAAGTCAGAAGTCGATCCGAGTGTCATCGGTGGACTGGTCCTGCATGTTGGGGACACGGTCTTTGATGGCAGCGTCGCCAACCGCCTGAAGCAACTTCGGCAAAAGGCCCTCGAAACCACGGCTCAGCAGGCGAAGGCGTCGCTCGAGCGATTCACCAATTCAACGCAGAGTTAA
- the atpA gene encoding F0F1 ATP synthase subunit alpha has translation MKFNADEIASVIKQEIQQFDTQVDVREVGRVLEVGDGIARVYGLSGIMAGEMVEFPNGTIGLAFNLEENSVGVIILGDYLTIKEGDEVKALGTLLSVPVGDAVLGRVVDPLGNPLDGMGPIQSGETRPVEFLAPGVSERQPVHEPMQTGIKAVDAMTPVGRGQRQLIIGDRKTGKTAIAIDAILNQKNTGVKCFYVAVGQKDSSVAGVVEVLRRNGAMDYTTVIVAGASAPAPLQYVAPYAGTAMAEYFMFNKQAALIVYDDLSKQAAAYRELSLLMRRPPGREAYPGDVFYCHSRLLERSSKLSDELGAGSLTSLPIIETLEGEVSAYIPTNVISITDGQIYLQPDLFFAGIRPAMNVGISVSRVGGNAQIKAMKKVAGGLRLDLASFRELEAFAQLGTELDEATQRRLDRGYRMVELLKQGQYKPMVVFDQILSIYAGTRGHLDEVPVVDVLRWETEYLDFAKAKYPQIIEKLEETKDLTDEVRDLMETAIAEFQKTFVPSETAEV, from the coding sequence ATGAAATTCAACGCGGACGAAATCGCTTCTGTCATCAAGCAGGAGATCCAACAGTTCGACACGCAAGTTGACGTGCGAGAAGTTGGACGTGTCCTGGAAGTGGGTGACGGTATCGCTCGGGTCTATGGCCTTTCCGGCATCATGGCCGGTGAAATGGTCGAGTTCCCCAATGGCACAATCGGCCTGGCCTTCAATCTCGAAGAAAACAGCGTCGGTGTGATCATTCTGGGTGACTACCTCACCATTAAGGAAGGTGACGAAGTCAAAGCCCTCGGCACGCTGCTTTCCGTTCCTGTTGGTGATGCCGTGCTCGGCCGCGTGGTCGACCCGCTGGGCAACCCACTGGACGGAATGGGCCCGATTCAATCCGGCGAAACTCGTCCGGTTGAATTCCTGGCTCCTGGCGTATCGGAACGTCAGCCGGTTCACGAACCAATGCAGACCGGTATCAAGGCCGTCGACGCCATGACCCCGGTTGGTCGTGGTCAGCGTCAGCTGATCATTGGTGACCGTAAGACAGGCAAGACCGCTATCGCGATCGATGCCATCCTCAACCAAAAGAACACCGGCGTGAAGTGCTTCTACGTCGCCGTGGGTCAGAAGGACTCGTCGGTTGCCGGTGTGGTCGAAGTGCTTCGCCGCAACGGTGCGATGGACTACACCACGGTCATCGTTGCTGGTGCCAGTGCCCCTGCCCCGCTGCAGTACGTGGCACCATACGCTGGTACGGCCATGGCCGAGTACTTCATGTTCAACAAGCAAGCTGCTTTGATCGTCTACGACGACTTGTCGAAGCAAGCTGCCGCCTACCGCGAACTGTCGCTACTGATGCGACGTCCGCCAGGTCGTGAAGCTTACCCGGGTGACGTGTTCTACTGCCACAGCCGCCTCTTGGAACGTTCGTCTAAGCTGAGCGATGAGCTGGGTGCTGGTTCGCTCACCTCGCTGCCAATCATTGAAACACTCGAAGGCGAAGTTTCCGCCTACATTCCGACCAACGTGATTTCGATTACCGATGGTCAGATTTACTTGCAGCCTGACTTGTTCTTCGCTGGTATTCGCCCGGCCATGAACGTCGGTATTTCCGTTTCTCGCGTGGGTGGTAACGCCCAGATTAAGGCGATGAAGAAGGTCGCCGGTGGTCTGCGTCTCGACTTGGCTTCCTTCCGCGAATTGGAAGCGTTCGCCCAGTTGGGTACGGAACTCGACGAAGCCACTCAGCGCCGTCTCGATCGCGGTTACCGCATGGTCGAACTGCTGAAGCAGGGCCAGTACAAGCCGATGGTCGTGTTCGATCAGATTCTCAGCATCTACGCAGGTACCCGTGGTCACTTGGACGAAGTGCCCGTGGTCGACGTGCTGCGATGGGAAACCGAATACCTCGATTTTGCGAAGGCCAAGTACCCGCAAATCATCGAGAAGCTGGAAGAAACCAAGGACCTGACCGACGAAGTTCGCGATCTGATGGAAACGGCAATCGCCGAATTCCAGAAGACCTTCGTCCCGTCGGAAACTGCCGAAGTTTAA
- the atpG gene encoding ATP synthase F1 subunit gamma, whose translation MANPRTLDKRRKSVRNIKKITRTMELIATARFKQAMDRASAATAFTQRITQLVKDLTAADLQFEHPLLEKRDSKKKAVLLVLTSNRGLCGGYNGNICRAAFPRLKELQAEYDEVELRISGKKGIAIFRIQRKMTPEQSYLHFEDKPKYEEVEPIAVDLLDGFQAHEIDRLDVAYMKFVSSARQEPTLETLLPLGALEGVSEGDANAAKGSNYEFIPSAESILEEVVPTSFKVKLFKCFLDAAVCEQIARMIAMKAATENANDLIKYLSREFNRARQSRITNEIMEIIGGVEALASS comes from the coding sequence ATGGCCAATCCAAGAACCCTCGACAAACGCCGCAAGTCGGTTCGCAATATCAAGAAGATTACGCGAACGATGGAGCTCATTGCCACGGCTCGCTTCAAGCAAGCCATGGATCGAGCATCCGCCGCGACGGCGTTCACGCAGCGAATCACGCAGTTAGTCAAAGACTTGACCGCGGCTGATCTGCAGTTCGAGCATCCCTTGCTGGAAAAGCGGGATTCGAAGAAGAAGGCCGTCCTGCTCGTGCTGACTTCCAATCGCGGTCTGTGCGGTGGTTACAACGGAAACATTTGTCGTGCTGCGTTCCCTCGCTTGAAGGAGCTGCAGGCAGAATACGATGAAGTCGAATTGCGAATCTCCGGTAAGAAGGGGATCGCGATCTTCCGTATTCAACGGAAAATGACGCCCGAACAGAGTTATCTTCACTTCGAAGATAAGCCGAAGTACGAAGAGGTCGAGCCGATTGCCGTGGATCTTCTGGATGGTTTCCAGGCCCACGAAATCGATCGTCTGGACGTCGCATACATGAAGTTTGTTTCCAGTGCTCGCCAAGAGCCAACCCTGGAAACGCTGCTTCCGCTGGGTGCCCTCGAAGGCGTCTCGGAAGGTGACGCTAACGCGGCAAAGGGTTCCAACTACGAGTTCATTCCTTCCGCGGAAAGTATCCTGGAAGAAGTCGTGCCGACCAGCTTCAAAGTGAAGTTGTTCAAGTGTTTTCTGGACGCGGCCGTCTGCGAGCAGATTGCTCGTATGATTGCGATGAAGGCAGCAACCGAGAACGCGAACGACCTGATTAAGTACCTGTCTCGCGAATTCAATCGTGCACGACAGAGCCGAATTACTAACGAAATTATGGAAATCATCGGCGGCGTCGAAGCTCTGGCCAGTTCCTAA
- the atpD gene encoding F0F1 ATP synthase subunit beta, translated as MATATDQKIGKITQVIGSTFDAEFGEGNLPPIYNAVKVSGDYKGVSINLTGEVQQHLGGNRVRCVALGSTDGLIRGLDCVDQGKPISVPVGKATLSRVFNVTGDPIDGRGPVEADDYMPIHRQAPAVDELSTSTEVFETGIKVIDLLTPFVRGGKAGLFGGAGLGKTVILTELIARIASSHGGYSVFAGVGERTREGTDLWLEMQETKIGDTGRSVIEQTCMVFGQMNEPPGARLRVALSALTMAEYFRDSTGTDTLLFIDNIFRFSQAGSEVSALLGRMPSAVGYQPTLATEMGALQERIASTKKGAITSVQAVYVPADDPTDPAPATAFGQLDAFIYLERSISEKGIYPAVDPLASSSRILDPQYVGERHYAIARRVQTTLQRYRELQDIIAILGIDELAETDKIIVHRARRIERFLSQPFLVAEVFTGKPGEITPLEDTIRSFEEICDGKWDHLPESAFMYVGAIEQAEEQAKKMAKEKG; from the coding sequence ATGGCGACTGCTACCGACCAGAAAATCGGAAAGATCACCCAGGTCATCGGTTCGACCTTCGATGCCGAGTTTGGTGAAGGCAACCTTCCGCCGATCTACAATGCCGTTAAGGTATCCGGCGACTACAAAGGCGTCAGCATCAACCTGACCGGGGAAGTCCAGCAGCACTTGGGCGGTAACCGCGTTCGCTGCGTTGCCCTGGGTAGCACCGACGGTTTGATCCGCGGTTTGGACTGCGTCGATCAAGGCAAGCCGATTTCGGTTCCCGTTGGTAAGGCAACCCTCAGCCGCGTGTTCAACGTGACCGGCGACCCAATCGATGGTCGTGGTCCTGTTGAAGCCGATGACTACATGCCGATTCACCGTCAGGCCCCAGCGGTCGACGAACTGTCGACGAGCACCGAAGTGTTCGAGACCGGTATTAAGGTGATCGACCTGCTCACCCCGTTTGTTCGTGGTGGTAAGGCAGGTCTTTTCGGTGGTGCTGGTTTGGGTAAGACCGTTATTCTCACCGAATTGATCGCTCGTATCGCTTCGTCGCACGGCGGTTATTCGGTGTTTGCCGGCGTGGGTGAACGAACCCGTGAAGGTACCGACCTTTGGTTGGAAATGCAGGAAACCAAGATCGGTGACACCGGTCGTTCCGTTATCGAACAAACGTGCATGGTGTTCGGTCAGATGAACGAGCCGCCAGGTGCCCGTCTTCGCGTGGCTCTATCGGCCCTGACCATGGCCGAATACTTCCGCGATTCGACCGGTACCGACACCCTGCTCTTCATCGACAACATTTTCCGCTTCTCGCAAGCGGGTTCCGAGGTGTCCGCCCTCTTGGGTCGTATGCCATCGGCCGTGGGTTACCAGCCAACGCTGGCAACCGAAATGGGTGCCTTGCAGGAACGTATCGCTTCGACCAAGAAGGGTGCTATTACCTCGGTGCAAGCCGTTTACGTTCCGGCGGACGACCCGACCGACCCTGCCCCGGCGACGGCGTTTGGTCAGTTGGACGCGTTTATCTACCTGGAACGTTCGATTTCGGAAAAGGGTATTTACCCGGCGGTCGATCCGCTGGCATCGTCCAGCCGTATTCTCGATCCGCAGTACGTCGGCGAACGCCACTACGCGATTGCCCGCCGCGTGCAAACCACGCTACAGCGTTACCGCGAACTGCAAGACATCATCGCGATTCTCGGTATCGACGAACTTGCCGAAACGGACAAAATCATCGTCCACCGTGCTCGTCGTATCGAACGCTTCCTGTCGCAACCGTTCCTCGTGGCGGAAGTCTTCACCGGTAAGCCGGGTGAAATCACGCCGCTGGAAGACACCATCCGCAGCTTTGAAGAAATCTGCGACGGTAAGTGGGACCACCTGCCCGAATCGGCGTTCATGTACGTCGGTGCCATCGAGCAGGCGGAAGAACAAGCCAAGAAGATGGCCAAAGAGAAGGGTTAA
- the atpC gene encoding ATP synthase F1 subunit epsilon produces the protein MPSIQCVVVTPEKTALETTADFIALPLADGEMGIGENHAPVIGRLGYGEMRIVSAGETKRLYVDGGFVQIADNVVNILTGKAIPSSEIDVDQAEKQLEEASKAVAPTDELAAIKTRNLEQARNQIRAAKRSAN, from the coding sequence GTGCCTTCCATCCAATGCGTCGTGGTCACGCCAGAAAAGACCGCACTCGAAACGACAGCTGACTTCATCGCCCTGCCACTGGCAGACGGCGAAATGGGGATTGGTGAAAACCATGCCCCCGTCATCGGTCGTCTCGGCTACGGCGAAATGCGAATCGTTTCCGCCGGCGAGACCAAGCGTCTGTACGTCGACGGTGGCTTCGTCCAGATCGCCGACAACGTGGTTAATATCCTGACCGGCAAGGCGATTCCGTCCAGCGAAATCGACGTCGATCAGGCGGAAAAGCAGCTTGAGGAAGCATCCAAGGCTGTTGCTCCGACCGACGAACTCGCGGCAATCAAGACGCGAAACCTCGAGCAGGCTCGCAACCAGATCCGAGCCGCCAAGCGATCCGCCAACTAG
- a CDS encoding FHA domain-containing protein, with amino-acid sequence MRPDSQLGKSEAHLSGEGRRSAASLRISRGLVNQREREIEVPVFTLGSAADCDLILGDEQFPELYAYILRTHDGYRLRCLTAEPILTVNGEDIVATQLQNGDRIRCGPYEFHFQKSVNSSVQSSELPQSQTPIVDMPWVATDGQARDGIDTVHCLLRDIRTRINGGSFTEALRRSA; translated from the coding sequence ATGCGTCCAGATTCACAGCTTGGAAAATCGGAAGCCCATCTGTCCGGCGAAGGCCGCCGGTCAGCTGCCTCGCTGCGGATTTCCCGCGGCCTGGTCAATCAGCGCGAGCGTGAAATCGAAGTCCCCGTGTTTACCCTGGGATCTGCCGCCGACTGCGACTTGATCCTGGGCGACGAGCAATTTCCTGAACTTTACGCCTACATTCTCCGTACACACGACGGATACCGACTCCGCTGCCTGACGGCCGAGCCCATCCTAACGGTTAATGGCGAGGATATCGTCGCGACGCAGCTGCAAAATGGGGATCGCATTCGCTGCGGCCCTTACGAGTTCCACTTTCAAAAATCGGTCAACTCTTCGGTTCAATCGTCAGAGTTGCCCCAATCACAAACACCAATCGTTGACATGCCCTGGGTTGCGACCGACGGCCAGGCCCGGGACGGCATCGACACTGTCCACTGTTTGCTTCGCGATATTCGGACGCGAATCAACGGCGGATCATTCACTGAAGCACTTCGCCGGTCCGCCTGA
- a CDS encoding serine O-acetyltransferase yields MASDARLKEDLPTLTDRIVSTYQQIGKINHLGHCPLPNYDVVIEIIEDVKEILYPGYQRREGLHMGNITYHVGDLIDGLHDKLTNQIARALRHDERVNGKPDTCNPLEETDYEAKGQAMAIEFLNRIPDLRDILATDVQAAYDGDPACTNLDEVIFCYPGLEAITVYRVANSLYKLGVPFIPRMMTEWAHKQTGIDIHPGATIGSFFFIDHGTGVVIGQTCEIGKHVKLYQGVTLGALSFDTDNEGNIVRGMKRHPTIEDHVVIYANATVLGGRTVVGNHSVVGSSVWLTRSVDPNTTVLLEKPRLRLRSEAVEDLQPELNFQI; encoded by the coding sequence ATGGCATCCGATGCACGTCTGAAAGAAGATCTTCCCACGCTGACCGATCGCATCGTCAGTACGTACCAGCAGATTGGCAAAATCAACCATCTCGGTCACTGCCCGCTGCCTAACTACGACGTCGTGATCGAGATCATCGAAGACGTCAAAGAGATACTCTACCCCGGCTACCAGCGCCGCGAGGGTCTGCACATGGGGAATATCACTTACCATGTGGGCGACCTGATCGATGGCTTGCACGATAAGCTGACCAATCAAATTGCTCGGGCTTTGCGGCACGACGAACGCGTCAACGGCAAGCCGGATACCTGCAATCCGCTTGAAGAGACCGACTACGAAGCCAAAGGCCAGGCAATGGCCATTGAGTTCTTAAATCGTATTCCCGACCTGCGTGACATCCTGGCCACCGATGTACAAGCGGCCTACGATGGCGACCCGGCCTGCACCAACCTGGACGAAGTGATCTTCTGCTACCCAGGTCTGGAAGCGATCACCGTTTATCGTGTGGCCAACTCGCTGTACAAGCTGGGCGTGCCGTTCATTCCGCGTATGATGACCGAGTGGGCTCACAAGCAGACCGGTATCGATATTCACCCCGGCGCGACGATCGGAAGTTTCTTCTTCATCGATCACGGCACCGGCGTGGTGATTGGCCAGACCTGCGAGATCGGCAAGCATGTTAAGCTGTACCAAGGTGTGACGCTGGGTGCTTTGTCGTTCGATACCGACAACGAAGGCAACATCGTCCGTGGCATGAAACGTCACCCGACGATTGAAGATCACGTGGTGATCTATGCCAACGCGACCGTGCTGGGTGGACGTACCGTGGTAGGAAACCACAGCGTGGTAGGCTCCAGCGTGTGGCTCACCCGAAGTGTCGATCCCAACACAACGGTCCTTTTGGAAAAGCCTCGGCTGCGACTACGATCCGAAGCGGTCGAAGATTTGCAACCGGAACTCAATTTCCAAATCTAA